A region of Pseudomonas putida DNA encodes the following proteins:
- a CDS encoding YhfL family protein: MKKLLKATVAVAVVSGVALLSGCTGQVYNQQKNCSYDYLFHPSVSISKVIGGCGPIDKLPQQQ; encoded by the coding sequence ATGAAAAAGCTGTTGAAAGCCACTGTTGCCGTTGCTGTCGTTTCGGGCGTTGCCCTGCTGTCCGGCTGCACTGGTCAAGTCTACAACCAGCAGAAGAACTGCTCGTACGACTACCTGTTCCACCCTTCGGTTTCCATCTCCAAGGTCATCGGTGGCTGCGGCCCAATCGATAAACTGCCTCAGCAGCAGTAA
- a CDS encoding NAD(P)/FAD-dependent oxidoreductase: protein MVEPLNAAETDIAVVGAGIVGVACALQLARQGRRVLLIDREQPGHGASFGNAGHLATEQVFPIADLSILKRLPSMLMDPMGPLRLDWKYLPKAMPWFTRLLLNLRAAPFQRSVAGIRALNEGSLGAWQRLLASIERGNLLKEDGSLLVFERPQSRQALEALRARMRQQAVPVDFWSAETVRTAAPQLSPSLLGGLFFPRTGHFLDPYRLVCELFEAAKACGVRFVRAAVSDGQVEAAGVTLSSDQGPLKARQVLVACGAHSAKLTTALTGKRVPLDTERGYHLMLPGEHQRLPFAVTSLERKFIMTPMAEGLRLAGTVEFAGLDAPPSMQRAWQLHRLSKGLFQQDLDAEGATPWMGFRPSLPDSLPVIDRVCDGRVMLAFGHQHLGLTQAAVTAEWVGRLADRERGPHMEAYRLDRF from the coding sequence ATGGTCGAGCCGCTTAACGCTGCTGAAACAGACATCGCCGTGGTCGGCGCCGGCATCGTCGGCGTCGCCTGTGCCCTGCAGCTGGCAAGGCAGGGCCGTCGGGTGCTGTTGATCGACCGCGAACAACCCGGCCACGGCGCCTCTTTTGGCAACGCCGGGCACTTGGCTACCGAGCAAGTATTCCCGATCGCCGACCTGTCGATCCTGAAACGCCTGCCCAGCATGCTCATGGACCCCATGGGCCCGCTGCGCCTGGACTGGAAATACCTGCCCAAGGCCATGCCCTGGTTCACCCGCCTGCTGCTCAACCTGCGGGCGGCGCCGTTTCAACGCAGCGTGGCCGGCATCCGTGCGCTGAACGAAGGCAGCCTGGGGGCCTGGCAGCGTTTGCTGGCATCCATCGAGCGCGGCAACCTGCTCAAGGAAGATGGCTCGTTGCTGGTGTTCGAACGCCCACAATCACGCCAGGCGCTGGAGGCCTTGCGTGCGCGTATGCGCCAGCAGGCCGTGCCGGTGGACTTCTGGTCGGCCGAAACGGTGCGCACAGCGGCCCCGCAGTTGAGCCCGTCGCTTCTGGGTGGCCTGTTCTTCCCGCGTACCGGGCACTTTCTCGACCCCTACCGGTTGGTCTGCGAACTGTTCGAAGCGGCCAAGGCCTGTGGTGTGCGCTTCGTTCGGGCAGCGGTCAGTGACGGTCAAGTGGAGGCTGCCGGCGTCACCTTGAGCAGCGACCAGGGCCCGCTGAAAGCCCGTCAGGTGCTGGTGGCCTGCGGCGCGCATTCGGCGAAGCTCACCACAGCCCTCACCGGCAAGCGGGTACCGCTGGACACCGAGCGTGGCTACCACTTGATGTTGCCGGGTGAACATCAACGGCTGCCGTTTGCCGTCACCTCGCTGGAGCGCAAGTTCATCATGACGCCCATGGCCGAAGGCTTACGGCTGGCCGGCACGGTGGAGTTCGCCGGGCTCGATGCGCCGCCGAGCATGCAGCGGGCGTGGCAGTTGCATCGGCTGAGCAAGGGCTTGTTTCAGCAAGATCTGGATGCCGAAGGGGCGACACCGTGGATGGGGTTCAGGCCGTCGTTGCCGGACTCACTGCCGGTGATCGACCGGGTGTGTGATGGGCGGGTGATGCTTGCGTTCGGGCATCAGCACCTGGGGCTGACCCAGGCAGCGGTGACGGCGGAATGGGTGGGGCGGTTGGCTGACCGGGAGAGAGGGCCGCACATGGAGGCTTACCGGCTGGACCGGTTCTGA
- a CDS encoding dihydrodipicolinate synthase family protein, translating into MSDNIFTGCMPALMTPCTAARTPDFDALVRKGLELIEAGMSAVVYCGSMGDWPLLTEAERQEGVARLVAAGIPTIVGTGAVNTREAVAHAAHAAKVGAAGLMVIPRVLSRGASLIAQKHHFSAILAAAPKLPAVIYNSPYYGFATRADLFFELRREFPNLIGFKEFGGGADLRYAAEHITSKDDDVTLMVGVDTQVVHGFVNCNATGAITGIGNALPREVLQLVSLSKQAAKGDAKARRLARELEAALAVLSSFDEGCDLVLYYKHLMVLNGDREYSLHFNETDALTDAQRNYAEQQYALFRQWYANWSAEQNVA; encoded by the coding sequence ATGAGCGACAACATCTTCACCGGCTGCATGCCTGCCCTGATGACCCCCTGCACCGCCGCGCGCACACCGGACTTCGACGCCCTGGTACGCAAAGGCCTTGAGCTGATCGAAGCCGGCATGAGCGCCGTGGTGTACTGCGGCTCGATGGGCGACTGGCCGCTGCTGACCGAGGCCGAACGCCAGGAAGGCGTGGCGCGCCTGGTGGCTGCCGGCATCCCGACCATCGTCGGGACCGGCGCGGTGAATACCCGTGAAGCGGTCGCCCACGCGGCCCATGCCGCCAAGGTCGGCGCCGCCGGCCTGATGGTGATCCCGCGTGTATTGTCCCGCGGCGCCTCGCTGATCGCCCAGAAGCACCACTTTTCGGCCATTCTGGCCGCCGCACCGAAGCTGCCGGCGGTGATCTACAACAGCCCTTACTACGGCTTCGCCACCCGCGCCGACCTGTTCTTCGAACTGCGCCGCGAATTCCCGAACCTGATCGGCTTCAAGGAGTTCGGCGGTGGCGCCGACCTGCGCTACGCCGCCGAGCACATCACCTCCAAAGACGATGACGTGACCCTGATGGTCGGCGTCGACACCCAGGTGGTACATGGCTTCGTCAACTGCAATGCCACCGGCGCCATCACCGGGATCGGCAATGCCCTGCCCCGTGAAGTGCTGCAACTGGTAAGCCTGAGCAAGCAGGCCGCCAAAGGTGATGCCAAGGCCCGGCGCCTGGCCCGCGAACTGGAAGCGGCGCTGGCGGTGCTGTCGTCGTTCGATGAAGGCTGCGACCTGGTGCTGTACTACAAGCACCTGATGGTGCTCAACGGCGACCGCGAGTACAGCCTGCACTTCAACGAAACCGACGCCCTCACCGATGCCCAGCGCAACTACGCCGAGCAGCAATACGCGCTGTTCCGTCAGTGGTACGCCAACTGGTCGGCCGAGCAGAACGTCGCCTGA
- a CDS encoding aldehyde dehydrogenase (NADP(+)), whose product MPLTGNLLIGQTPVTGSHDAIRAIDPATGQALEPAYLGGTGEHVAQACALAWAAFDEYRETSLEQRAHFLETIAEQIEALGDALIDRAVAETGLPKARIQGERGRTCTQLRTFARVVRAGEWLDVRVDNALPERQPQPRPDLRQRQVALGPVAVFGASNFPLAFSVAGGDTASALAAGCPVVVKAHGAHPGTSELVGRAVAHAVKQCGLPEGVFSLLYGAGREVGIALVSDPRIKAVGFTGSRSGGVALCHAAQARPEPIPVYAEMSSINPVFLFEAALQSRGEALAQGFVASLTQGAGQFCTNPGLVIARQGPALQRFVTAASEQVQRTGAQTMLTPGIFNAYETGVGALAENSHAQVVASGQPAQGPNQCQAQLFVTQASAFLADPALQAEVFGAASLVVACDSDAQIRQVAEHLEGQLTATLQLDEADIDSARALLPTLERKAGRILVNGWPTGVEVCDAMVHGGPFPATSDARTTSVGTAAILRFLRPVCYQDFPDALLPAALQHGNPLQLRRLLDGKREG is encoded by the coding sequence ATGCCCCTGACAGGCAACCTGCTGATTGGCCAAACGCCGGTAACCGGCAGCCACGACGCCATCCGCGCCATCGACCCGGCCACCGGCCAAGCGCTCGAACCCGCCTACCTCGGCGGTACCGGTGAGCACGTGGCCCAGGCCTGCGCACTGGCCTGGGCGGCGTTCGATGAATACCGCGAGACCTCGCTCGAACAACGGGCACACTTTCTTGAAACCATCGCCGAACAGATCGAAGCCCTGGGCGATGCCCTGATCGACCGCGCCGTCGCCGAGACGGGCCTGCCCAAGGCACGCATCCAGGGCGAACGCGGCCGCACCTGCACGCAACTGCGCACGTTTGCCCGTGTGGTACGTGCCGGCGAGTGGCTGGACGTGCGGGTCGACAATGCCCTGCCCGAACGCCAGCCTCAGCCGCGCCCCGACCTGCGCCAGCGCCAGGTGGCCCTGGGGCCGGTGGCGGTGTTTGGCGCCAGCAACTTCCCCCTGGCCTTCTCGGTGGCCGGCGGCGACACCGCTTCGGCGCTGGCCGCTGGCTGCCCTGTGGTGGTCAAAGCGCACGGCGCCCACCCTGGCACCAGCGAGCTGGTTGGCCGGGCAGTGGCCCACGCCGTGAAGCAATGCGGCCTGCCCGAAGGCGTGTTCTCGCTGTTGTACGGCGCAGGCCGTGAGGTGGGGATTGCACTGGTCAGTGACCCGCGTATCAAGGCCGTCGGTTTTACCGGCTCACGCAGCGGTGGCGTTGCGTTGTGCCACGCCGCTCAGGCACGCCCGGAGCCAATCCCGGTGTATGCCGAGATGAGCTCGATCAACCCGGTATTCCTGTTTGAGGCAGCCCTGCAAAGCCGCGGCGAAGCACTGGCGCAAGGTTTCGTCGCTTCGCTGACACAAGGCGCCGGGCAGTTTTGTACCAACCCTGGCCTGGTGATCGCCCGTCAAGGGCCGGCGCTGCAACGCTTCGTCACCGCCGCCAGCGAACAGGTGCAACGCACTGGCGCCCAGACCATGCTCACCCCCGGCATTTTCAACGCCTATGAAACAGGTGTCGGCGCACTGGCCGAGAACAGCCATGCCCAGGTTGTCGCCAGCGGTCAGCCAGCGCAAGGCCCTAACCAATGCCAGGCCCAGTTGTTCGTGACCCAGGCCAGCGCGTTTCTGGCCGACCCGGCGCTGCAAGCCGAAGTCTTCGGTGCCGCATCACTGGTGGTGGCGTGCGACAGCGACGCGCAGATTCGTCAGGTTGCCGAGCACCTGGAAGGCCAACTGACCGCTACCCTGCAACTGGACGAGGCGGATATCGACAGTGCCCGCGCACTGCTGCCGACCCTTGAACGCAAAGCCGGGCGCATCTTGGTCAACGGTTGGCCGACCGGGGTCGAAGTGTGCGATGCGATGGTCCACGGCGGGCCGTTCCCGGCCACCTCCGATGCCCGTACCACGTCGGTGGGCACAGCGGCGATCCTGCGCTTCCTGCGCCCGGTGTGCTACCAGGACTTCCCTGACGCTCTGCTGCCAGCGGCCTTGCAACACGGCAACCCACTGCAACTGCGCCGGTTGCTCGACGGCAAGCGGGAAGGCTAG
- a CDS encoding tyrosine-type recombinase/integrase has product MADHLTQKDGESTWYVRMAVPADVRHAFGGRAKLIKTTGTSNRAEAMDRRLPILAQWKAQIAAARERKLVSGDQWRLAQHQAGLGIQTSRSKAVNFLLTPPDLSTPPPPPPRGRAALIQDLHRMADDLRSDGINDFADRFINHADKMLRLFEKGITPLEGLELQNDLLMITADMEAACIAEEYSLSDAEHQEAKAIVHNPAIYKPVSPITDGRLEKFRAYRVKEGIANKTIDQQESKLKKLSQHLRDQGKPLTNETVAGWLETLNLSSKTKAQYLLAGSTFWKWAMKTESHWQELHKGQDNPFKEQELPKVRGKAKVDASRKAFTREQIEGLYTVAQAQKNQKLCDLIMLGAYTGCRIEEIAQLRKESISKIEGVLSFKIGESKTAAGIREIPIHPAIQSTVARLIADSADGFLLPSSAGNQYGIRSDSLSKAFGRLKKAEGYGTQYVFHSVRSMVVTLLVRANVPGPTIANIVGHETGTVTYDVYDEGASPQQKLDALSKLSFKFN; this is encoded by the coding sequence ATGGCCGACCACCTCACCCAGAAAGATGGAGAATCGACATGGTATGTCCGTATGGCAGTGCCTGCCGATGTGCGGCATGCCTTTGGTGGGCGTGCCAAGCTAATCAAGACCACCGGCACCAGCAACCGGGCCGAAGCGATGGACAGACGACTACCGATCCTCGCACAGTGGAAGGCTCAAATTGCAGCAGCAAGGGAGCGGAAGCTCGTATCAGGCGACCAGTGGCGACTTGCTCAGCACCAAGCAGGACTGGGCATTCAGACGAGCCGGAGTAAGGCTGTCAACTTCCTGCTCACACCACCTGACTTAAGCACACCACCGCCCCCACCACCTAGGGGACGGGCTGCCCTGATACAAGACCTTCACCGCATGGCTGATGATTTAAGATCAGATGGGATCAACGATTTTGCGGATAGATTTATTAACCATGCGGATAAGATGTTGCGGCTCTTTGAGAAAGGCATAACGCCACTCGAAGGTCTCGAACTACAAAACGATCTTCTGATGATTACAGCAGACATGGAAGCAGCATGTATTGCAGAAGAGTACAGTCTTTCTGACGCTGAGCATCAGGAAGCAAAGGCAATCGTGCATAACCCAGCAATATACAAACCTGTCAGCCCCATTACAGATGGTCGCTTAGAGAAATTCCGTGCTTACCGAGTTAAGGAAGGCATTGCAAACAAGACCATAGACCAGCAGGAAAGCAAGCTCAAGAAGCTCTCCCAGCATCTACGCGATCAAGGGAAACCCTTGACCAATGAGACTGTCGCTGGATGGCTGGAAACGCTCAATTTATCAAGCAAGACCAAAGCCCAGTATCTATTAGCCGGTTCAACATTCTGGAAATGGGCGATGAAAACCGAATCACACTGGCAGGAATTGCATAAAGGTCAGGACAACCCATTCAAAGAACAAGAACTCCCAAAAGTGCGTGGCAAAGCTAAAGTAGATGCATCACGGAAGGCATTCACCCGAGAGCAGATCGAAGGTCTCTACACAGTCGCTCAGGCACAAAAAAATCAAAAATTGTGTGACCTAATAATGCTTGGCGCGTACACCGGATGCCGAATTGAGGAAATTGCACAACTTCGAAAAGAATCAATTTCGAAAATTGAAGGTGTATTAAGCTTCAAAATTGGCGAAAGTAAAACCGCTGCCGGCATTAGGGAAATACCAATACATCCAGCAATCCAAAGCACGGTAGCTCGACTGATTGCAGATAGTGCTGATGGATTCTTACTCCCCAGCTCAGCAGGCAACCAATACGGCATCAGATCAGACTCACTCAGCAAGGCATTCGGTAGACTTAAAAAAGCGGAAGGTTATGGCACGCAGTATGTATTCCACAGTGTACGATCCATGGTGGTTACTCTATTGGTCCGAGCAAATGTACCCGGGCCTACCATTGCAAACATTGTGGGGCATGAAACCGGCACTGTTACATATGATGTGTATGATGAAGGTGCCAGCCCGCAGCAGAAACTAGATGCGCTATCTAAGCTGTCATTCAAATTCAATTAA
- the mqo gene encoding malate dehydrogenase (quinone) gives MFKKAGKTLLGLAVAASVMQAHAAETKKVDVLLVGGGIMSSTLAVWLHELEPSWSMEMVERLDGVAEESSNGWNNAGTGHSALAELNYTPEDKDGNVNITKAIEINEAFQISRQFWSWQVRQGVLKNPHSFINSTPHMSFVWGDDNIKFLKKRYDALQASPLFRPMQYSEDHAQIAKWVPLMMQGRDPNQKLAVTWTPIGTDVNFGEITRQFVGHLKTQDKFDLKLSSEVQDITRNKDGSWHVEYKNLKDGTESATDAKFLFIGAGGGALKLLQKSGIPEAKEYAGFPVGGSFLVTENPTVAMQHMAKAYGIASTGAPPMSVPHLDTRVLDGKRVILFGPFATFSTKFLKNGSYLDLLGSTTLHNVWPMTKVGIEQYPLVEYLAGQLMLSDDDRFEALRTYFPNAKKEDWRLWQAGQRVQIIKRDAEKGGVLKLGTEVVASEDRTIAGLLGASPGASTAAPIMLTVLETVFKEKVATPEWQAKIKEIVPSYGTKLNDSAAATQKEWNYTAEVLQLEKPPVIDASVDFGGAPTQPVESKPENDMAL, from the coding sequence ATGTTCAAGAAAGCTGGCAAGACCTTGCTGGGTCTGGCTGTCGCGGCGAGCGTCATGCAAGCGCACGCGGCAGAAACCAAGAAAGTCGACGTGCTGCTGGTCGGCGGCGGCATCATGAGCTCCACCCTGGCGGTCTGGCTGCACGAGCTGGAGCCGAGCTGGTCGATGGAAATGGTCGAGCGCCTGGACGGCGTCGCCGAAGAAAGCTCCAACGGCTGGAACAACGCCGGTACCGGCCACTCCGCGCTGGCCGAGCTGAACTACACCCCTGAAGACAAAGACGGCAACGTCAACATCACCAAGGCCATCGAAATCAACGAAGCCTTCCAGATCTCCCGCCAGTTCTGGTCGTGGCAGGTGCGTCAGGGTGTGCTGAAGAACCCGCATTCGTTCATCAACAGCACCCCGCACATGAGCTTCGTCTGGGGCGATGACAACATCAAGTTCCTCAAGAAGCGTTATGACGCGCTGCAGGCAAGCCCGCTGTTCCGCCCGATGCAGTACTCCGAGGACCACGCGCAGATCGCCAAGTGGGTCCCGCTGATGATGCAAGGCCGCGACCCGAACCAGAAGCTGGCCGTGACCTGGACGCCGATTGGCACCGACGTCAACTTCGGCGAGATCACCCGCCAGTTCGTTGGCCACCTGAAGACCCAGGACAAGTTCGACCTGAAGCTGTCCAGCGAAGTGCAGGACATCACCCGCAACAAGGACGGCTCCTGGCACGTCGAGTACAAGAACCTGAAGGACGGTACCGAATCGGCCACCGACGCCAAGTTCCTGTTCATCGGTGCCGGCGGCGGCGCGCTGAAGCTGCTGCAGAAGTCGGGCATCCCGGAGGCCAAGGAATACGCAGGCTTCCCGGTGGGTGGCTCGTTCCTGGTGACCGAGAACCCGACCGTTGCCATGCAGCACATGGCCAAGGCCTACGGCATTGCCTCGACTGGCGCACCGCCCATGTCGGTACCGCACCTGGACACCCGCGTGCTGGACGGCAAGCGGGTGATCCTGTTCGGGCCATTCGCCACCTTCTCGACCAAGTTCCTGAAAAACGGCTCGTACCTCGACCTGCTGGGCAGCACCACGCTGCACAACGTGTGGCCGATGACCAAGGTCGGTATCGAACAATACCCGCTGGTGGAGTACCTCGCTGGCCAGCTGATGCTGTCTGACGACGACCGCTTCGAAGCCCTGCGCACCTACTTCCCGAACGCCAAGAAAGAAGATTGGCGCCTGTGGCAGGCGGGCCAGCGCGTGCAGATCATCAAGCGTGATGCCGAGAAGGGCGGCGTGCTGAAGCTGGGCACCGAAGTCGTGGCCTCCGAAGACCGCACCATTGCCGGCCTGCTGGGTGCCTCGCCAGGTGCATCGACTGCTGCACCGATCATGCTGACCGTGCTGGAAACCGTGTTCAAAGAGAAAGTGGCAACGCCTGAGTGGCAAGCCAAGATCAAAGAAATCGTGCCGAGCTATGGCACCAAGCTCAATGATTCGGCAGCCGCCACGCAGAAAGAGTGGAACTACACCGCTGAAGTGCTGCAGCTGGAGAAGCCGCCAGTGATCGACGCGAGCGTTGATTTCGGCGGTGCGCCAACCCAGCCGGTTGAAAGCAAGCCTGAGAACGACATGGCGCTGTAA
- the xenA gene encoding xenobiotic reductase XenA has product MSALFEPYTLKDVTLRNRIAIPPMCQYMAEDGMVNDWHHVHLAGLARGGAGLVVVEATAVAPEGRITPGCAGIWSDAHAQAFVPMVQAIKAAGSVPGIQIAHAGRKASANRPWEGDDHIAADDARGWDTIAPSAIAFGAHLPKVPREMTLDDIARVKQDFVDGARRARDAGFEWIELHFAHGYLGQSFFSEHSNQRTDAYGGSFENRSRFLLETLAAVREVWPENLPLTARFGVLEYDGRDEQTLDESIELARMFKAGGLDLLSVSVGFTIPETNIPWGPAFMGPIAERVRREAGLPVTSAWGFGTPQLAEGALKANQLDLVSVGRAHLADPHWAYFAAKELGVDKASWTLPAPYAHWLERYR; this is encoded by the coding sequence ATGTCCGCATTGTTCGAACCCTATACCCTCAAAGACGTCACCCTGCGCAATCGCATTGCCATCCCGCCAATGTGCCAGTACATGGCCGAAGACGGCATGGTCAACGACTGGCACCACGTGCACTTGGCCGGTTTGGCCCGTGGCGGTGCCGGCCTGGTGGTGGTCGAGGCCACGGCGGTAGCGCCGGAAGGGCGCATTACCCCCGGCTGCGCCGGTATCTGGAGTGACGCCCATGCCCAGGCGTTCGTGCCGATGGTGCAGGCGATCAAGGCTGCAGGCTCGGTGCCGGGCATTCAGATCGCCCATGCCGGGCGCAAGGCTAGCGCCAACCGCCCGTGGGAAGGTGACGACCATATCGCCGCCGACGATGCCCGCGGCTGGGACACCATCGCCCCATCGGCCATCGCCTTCGGCGCCCACCTGCCGAAAGTGCCGCGCGAGATGACCCTGGACGACATCGCCCGGGTCAAGCAGGACTTCGTCGATGGCGCCCGCCGTGCACGTGATGCGGGCTTTGAGTGGATCGAGCTGCACTTTGCCCACGGGTACCTGGGCCAGAGCTTCTTCTCTGAGCATTCCAACCAACGTACCGACGCCTATGGCGGCAGCTTCGAGAACCGCAGCCGCTTCCTGCTGGAGACCCTGGCCGCCGTGCGTGAGGTTTGGCCAGAAAATCTGCCGCTGACGGCCCGCTTTGGTGTGCTGGAGTATGACGGCCGCGATGAGCAGACCCTGGACGAATCCATCGAGTTGGCCCGAATGTTCAAAGCCGGTGGCCTGGACCTGCTGAGTGTCAGCGTCGGTTTCACCATCCCTGAAACCAACATCCCCTGGGGCCCGGCGTTCATGGGGCCGATTGCCGAGCGCGTACGCCGCGAGGCTGGCCTGCCGGTGACGTCGGCGTGGGGCTTTGGTACGCCGCAGTTGGCTGAAGGCGCGCTTAAAGCCAATCAGCTCGACCTGGTGTCGGTAGGGCGTGCGCACCTGGCTGACCCGCACTGGGCGTACTTCGCGGCCAAGGAATTGGGCGTGGATAAAGCGTCGTGGACCTTGCCGGCGCCTTATGCGCACTGGCTTGAGCGTTATCGCTGA
- a CDS encoding helix-turn-helix transcriptional regulator — translation MLEGLGRTQQDLLHALLHQPAGMSIDDLAQALAITRTAVRQHLAALERDGLVMRGATRPTGRRPEQLHQLTEHARELFPRQYPLLANLLIGEVAGIIGHDALRVLMRQLGRKLAADLEQQVVDEARIVQHMNTAGYEAEVFFRSAGEPQIVAHNCVFHHLAKAHPVVCELDLALIGALGGAEVSHEECMLRGGQVCRFALIKKDL, via the coding sequence ATGCTCGAAGGGCTTGGCCGTACCCAACAGGACCTGCTCCATGCGTTGTTGCACCAGCCGGCAGGCATGAGCATCGACGACCTGGCGCAGGCCCTGGCCATTACGCGTACGGCCGTGCGTCAGCACCTGGCCGCACTGGAGCGCGACGGCCTGGTGATGCGCGGCGCCACCCGGCCCACCGGGCGGCGCCCGGAGCAACTGCACCAGCTCACCGAGCATGCCCGTGAGCTGTTCCCACGGCAGTACCCGCTGTTGGCCAATCTGCTGATCGGTGAAGTGGCCGGGATCATCGGCCATGACGCCCTGCGGGTGCTGATGCGCCAGTTGGGGCGCAAGCTGGCGGCGGACCTGGAACAGCAGGTGGTGGATGAGGCGCGCATCGTGCAGCACATGAACACGGCCGGGTATGAGGCCGAGGTGTTCTTTCGTTCAGCCGGGGAGCCGCAGATCGTGGCGCACAATTGTGTGTTCCATCACTTGGCCAAGGCGCATCCCGTGGTCTGCGAGCTGGACCTGGCGTTGATCGGGGCGTTGGGAGGCGCAGAGGTCAGCCATGAGGAATGCATGTTGAGGGGAGGGCAGGTGTGCAGGTTTGCACTGATCAAGAAAGACCTGTGA
- a CDS encoding ArsR/SmtB family transcription factor — MAIIERPVIMSTMRAYKHPNPEDLILERLLYALSDPVRMEIVRHLAGVAEASCGELDGGRPKSSMSHHFRVLRDAGLVHTRNVGTTHMNSLRSEMLDERFPGLLTCILRQQ, encoded by the coding sequence ATGGCAATAATTGAAAGGCCCGTTATCATGTCGACCATGCGAGCCTACAAACATCCCAACCCTGAAGACCTGATCCTCGAGCGCCTGCTTTACGCCCTGAGCGACCCCGTGCGCATGGAGATCGTGCGCCACTTGGCGGGCGTTGCCGAGGCCAGCTGCGGCGAGCTGGATGGCGGCCGGCCGAAGTCGAGCATGTCGCACCATTTTCGCGTGTTGCGCGATGCGGGGCTGGTGCATACGCGTAATGTCGGCACTACCCATATGAACTCGTTGCGCAGTGAAATGCTCGACGAACGGTTCCCTGGGTTACTGACGTGCATTCTTCGGCAGCAATAA
- a CDS encoding LysE family transporter, whose translation MLGVTDYGAFVIAFIIVLAIPGPGNFALITATGKGGIKAGLAATCGVILGDQVLLWLAVAGVATLLAAYPAAFHVVQWAGAAYLAYLGLRMLLSKPGGAPRASRMDNGHYLRQTMMITLLNPKAIMFYMAFFPLFVDPVKHQGLVTFGFLAATVAVVTFLYGLIAVVLTHKLAERMRANPRIANLFERLAGACLVGFGIKLAAMR comes from the coding sequence ATGCTCGGTGTTACCGACTACGGCGCCTTTGTCATCGCCTTCATCATCGTCCTGGCCATCCCCGGCCCGGGCAACTTTGCCTTGATCACTGCCACGGGCAAGGGCGGCATCAAAGCTGGGCTTGCGGCAACCTGCGGGGTGATTCTGGGTGACCAGGTGCTGCTGTGGCTGGCCGTGGCCGGCGTTGCCACCCTGCTTGCCGCCTACCCCGCCGCCTTCCACGTGGTGCAATGGGCGGGGGCTGCGTACCTGGCCTACCTGGGGCTGCGCATGCTGCTGAGCAAACCTGGCGGCGCCCCGCGTGCGAGCCGCATGGACAACGGCCATTACTTGCGCCAGACGATGATGATCACCTTGCTCAACCCCAAGGCGATCATGTTCTACATGGCGTTTTTCCCGCTGTTTGTCGACCCGGTGAAGCACCAAGGGTTGGTGACCTTTGGCTTCCTGGCGGCGACCGTGGCGGTGGTGACGTTCCTGTATGGGTTGATTGCGGTGGTGCTGACCCACAAGCTGGCCGAACGCATGCGCGCGAACCCACGGATTGCCAACCTGTTCGAGCGGTTGGCGGGGGCTTGCCTGGTCGGGTTCGGGATCAAGCTGGCGGCGATGCGCTGA
- a CDS encoding DUF3077 domain-containing protein encodes MTTTATPKPPTTVGLTTFYQGENQTHPLFRIEPGICCQSAREQASELMGYVRDMTLTGLMDGDQKLIWASHYLSAMAKALLDDAELGMMKH; translated from the coding sequence ATGACGACTACAGCCACCCCAAAGCCGCCCACTACCGTCGGCCTGACAACGTTCTACCAAGGCGAAAACCAAACCCACCCACTCTTTCGCATCGAACCCGGCATCTGCTGCCAAAGCGCCCGCGAACAGGCATCCGAGCTGATGGGCTACGTACGCGACATGACCCTGACCGGGTTGATGGATGGCGATCAGAAGTTGATCTGGGCTTCGCATTACCTGAGCGCGATGGCCAAGGCACTGCTGGATGATGCGGAGCTCGGGATGATGAAGCATTAA